In the Planctomycetaceae bacterium genome, GTGTCAACGATCTGTGAAGAATTATTGTCAGGCATCTGAAGCTGCTTCACCGGCATGAAGTCAGCTGCGAGTTATTCCCTACACAATCTTATTCCCACTCAATCCTTATTCCCACTCAATCGTCGCTGGTGGTTTTGAACTGACATCGTAGACCACGCGATTGATGCCACGCACGGAGTTGATAATGCGTGTTGAGATTCTCTGCAGAACATCGTAGGGGAACTGATACCAGTCCGCCGTCATGAAATCTTCGGTTCGAACGGCTCGAATGGCCGCGACATTCTCATAGGTCCGGTCGTCTCCCATAACACCCACCGACTGGACAGGCAGCAGTACGACGAATGCCTGCTGAATCTCACGATACAGCCCGGCTGTGTGCAATTCTTCAATCAGGATCGCGTCGGCTTCCCGAATGATATCCATGCGTTCTTTGGTCACCTCGCCGAGGCACCGAACGGACAGGCCGGGCCCTGGAAATGGATGTCGCCAAACCATCACCTCGGGCAATCCGAGTTCCAGTCCCATACGACGAACCTCATCCTTGAACAAATCGCGGAGGGGTTCAATGAGTTCGAAACCCAGTTCATCGGGCAGTCCGCCGACATTATGATGCGACTTGATCGTCGCCGCGGGGCCATCCGGATTCGCGCCCGATTCGATGACATCGGGGTACAGCGTTCCCTGTGCAAGGTACTTTGCATTGGGAATTGATTTGGCTTCATCCCGGAAGACTTCGATAAAGACGCGTCCGATGATTTTTCGTTTTTGCTGAGGATCTGTGACCCCGGCCAGCTCGGATAAGAACCGTTCACTGGCATCCACAACATGCAAATCGGTCTTGAAGTGCTTCAGAAACTGTTCTTCGACCTGTCGGCGTTCGTCTTTTCGCAGCATGCCGTTATCGACAAAGATGCAGGATAGCTGCTCGCCAATCGCTTCAGAAATCAGGGCGGCAACAACAGACGAATCGACGCCGCCGGACAAACCACAGATCACGCGGTCCGTTCCCACTGTCTCGCGGATCGACTGCTTTTGCTGTTCGATCAGTGAGGTGATTTTCCAGGACCCCCTGCAGCTGCAGATATTTCGAACAAAGTTACCCAGCAGTGTCGCGCCGTATTCGGTGTGCGTGACTTCCGGATGAAACTGCAGCCCGAATACGGGCAGAGACTTGTGCCGGACAGCAGCATTCGGACAGGTGCTTGTCGATGCAATGGGTTCGAATTCTCCCGTCAGCGTATCGACCTGATCTCCATGACTCATCCAGGCGACAAACGTCGGTGGGAGGCCTTCGAACAGTGTTGATTCCACCGTCTGTTCACACGGTGCGCGACCAAATTCGCGGGAATGAGCCGGCAGGATTTTCCCGCCAAGCGTTTGACACATGATCTGCATACCGTAGCAGATGCCAAGCACCGGAATCCCCAAAGTGAAAATTTCCGGATCGACCTTTGGCGAATTCTCTCCGTAAACGCTGGCCGGCCCTCCTGACAGGATCAAGCCCCGGGGATTCAGTTCCCTGATTCGTTCGGCCGACAAGTCATGCCGGACGATTTGACAAAACACGTTCTGATCGCGGACCCGGCGTGCAATCAACTGGGCTGTCTGAGACCCGAAGTCGAGCACCAGAACGACATCATCCTGAACAGCATGCGAATCAGAATCGGCCTGAACAGATTGTGAGTTCAACTGATTATTAGCCACGGCACTCATGTTCATCGCCTGGAAAATCATCGATCGAGGTCGACAAAGACTCCCTGCGGCAGACCTTAAGGAATGCGCGGCGGAGTGGAAAAACGGAGCAGCTTATCAGAAACGCGCCGAGACTCAATCGCGCGCAACCACCCTGTTCAGAGCGATGCTTAATTTGCGATGCCCGTACCGTGCCCGTCACAAATCCGCTTCGGCGCGAATCTTCCGAACTCCAAGCGGCGCCTTGAGTTGTTGGACGCAGAGGTGCTGATCCGTGAACGACCGCCGGCCCTGTTCTGAGCTCAGGGAAATTCTCAGACCCACGAAGTTTCGGTGATATTGTACCGTTCCAGCAGTCGGTACAGCTTGCGTCGGTGGATTCCCAGAACCCGGGCCGCTCTGGCTTTATTGCCGTGTTCACGACGCAGAATCTCGATGATATGCGTTCGCTCCAGGTCTTCCAGCTTGACCGACGTGCTCACCGGATCTGCAGCTGTGGAGCAGCCTGATGTACCCGCCGCAGCGGTTGCGTGAATCAAAGTCGACCCTGCCGGTGAGCCGGCCAATGTTTCATGATCGATGATTTCGGATGGCAAGTCATCGATGGTGATGAGGTTATTGTCCGCCAGGATCTGAGCTCTCTCTATCGCGTTGCGCAGTTGACGTACATTGCCAGGCCAGTGATAGGCCGTCAGCATTCGACGAGCCTCGTCCGTCATCTTCCATCCCTTTGCCAGCATATGGTCGATGAGTAAGTCGACATCTCCTTCACGTTTTCGAAGGGGTGGTAATTCGAGTGACATGACATTGATTCGATAATAGAGATCTTCTCGAAACCGACCGGCCGCGACTTCTTCCACCAGAGTTCGATTCGTCGCCGCCAGCACTCTGACATTCACCTTGCGTTCGCGCGTCGACCCAACACGACGGATCGAGCCGTCTTCCAGAGCACGCAGCAGCTTTGGCTGAAGACTGCCGGGCAGTTCGCCGATTTCGTCGATGAAAAGTGTGCCTCCGTCGGCCACTTCAAACATTCCCGGACGATCTTCGTTTGCACCAGTGAACGCACCTTTGCGATGCCCGAAAAGTTCACTTTCGACCAGCTGCTCCGGAAGTGCGGCACAGTTGATAGTGACAAATGGTCTTGAGGCACGTTGACTCTTCTGCTGGAGTGCTCTTGCGACCAGTTCTTTTCCGGTCCCGCTTTCGCCCTGTATCAGGACCGGCTTGTCCGTGGGCGCAACGCGTTCAATCAAACGGAAAATGTCCCGCATTCGCATCGATTCGCCGATGATGCAGACCGGCGGTTGTGATCGTTCGATGATGGCTTTCAGCTGCCGATTCTCTTTGTGAATCTGCCCACGCTGCCACGCCATCAGGCAGCGATGTTCAAGCTCGTCCATCGGAAAAGGTTTGGTGAGGTAATCGCACGCGCCAAGCTTCATCGCGTTCACAGCGCTTTCGATGCTTCCCTGGCCCGTGAGGATCAGTACTTCGGTTTCGAACTGGGATGCCTTCATCCGCTCAAGCAGTTCCAGGCCCGTCAGGCCAGGCATGTTCATATCCACAATGGCGACATCAAAAAGTTTTTGTTCGCACAGTTCCAGTGCCTCCTGCCCATTCGCGGCTGAGGAGACCCGATGCCCTTTTCGCGTCATCCAGCGCGAACACGTCTCGCGGAAATCGGGATCGTCCTCAACAACCAGCAGATTCATCACTTGTGATGTGGATTGAGGTGATGCAGCCATCACAAAATACTCCCACCAGACCTTCGCGGCGGATGTCGCGAGATCGATACAGTTTTCATCTCACCCGAGAAACACGAGTTTCGCTGTGAAATGCTCACCAGCTCGACGCGGTCTCACCCCATGTGTGCACAATGGCGCGCATTGTGCGGATTCGCCCGCCGAACACGATGCTGAATCGGAATGGAATTCGGATTTTGCAATATGGCCGGGAATTACGAGGCGACGCTGGAGCTACTGCGAACTCCGTTCCTAACCTCGTTGGCGGCGATCCGGCGGGGGAGAACCACGGAAATCACGGTGCCGCGATCCGAACCCGGGCGAGCGGAAATTTCTCCGCAGTGGGCGTCGATAATACGGCGAACGATGGCCATCCCGAGCCCCGTTCCTTTCTGCTTTGTTGTGAAGAACGGCTCAAAAATGTGCTGCGCTGCATCGCTCGTCAGCCCCGTACCATCGTCGATGAATTCGATCCGTATCGCTTCCTGCCCGTTTATCGAAACGGGGCAGCAATGAACCTGAATTGCCCCGTCACTGCCACAGGCATGGATGGCATTTTCGAGGATGTTGCGAAACACCTGCTCGATACGATGAACATCCACTTCGCAAACGGCGTCGTCGCATTCGACACTTTCCGTGAGTCTGATATCGAGAGAGGTACGAACGGCGGCGAGGTTCTCCCATTCCTTCCGCCAGATGTTACGCAGGTTGACTTCCCGAAATTCAAGATGAATGGGAGCTGCGTAGCTGCGAACTTCTTCATAAAGCCGATGAAGATCCTGTAGCGCATTTGTTGCCCGGCGTGAGAGATCCTGCAGATCTTCCTGTCCCTCAAGCTCAAGGCTCAGCATATCCAGACACGCCTGGGCACGCTGCAGAGCGTTCCGGCTTTCATGCGCAAGTCCGGTCACCATTTGACCAATCGCAGCCAGCCGCGCAGACTGGAGGAGTCGCGTTTGCGCCTGATCGAGTTCTGTCAGGTCCCTGATGATCCCGGAGAAAAATTGTTTGTCTCCAATGTGGAACTCGGTCACAGCAAGGTGGAGCGGGAACTGCGTTCCATCTTTTCGAACCCCGGATACACGTCGACCGACTCCGATGATGGCTGCCTGGCCGGTCTCGCGATACTTTCGCAAATACCCATCATGCTCAGCACTGTGGGGAGCGGGCATTAAGATTCGTACATTGGACCCGACAAGGGCTTCCATCGGGTATCCAAACATTCGGCAGGCCGCCGGATTCACGGATTCGATGACGCCGTCTTCCCGAATGGTGATGATGGCATCAACAGCCGTCTCCATGATGGCCGAGTATTTGGCGACCATCGAACGGTCACTATTGGCTTCGTCGATATTACTGAAACGGGCGGCTTCGTGAGGCATGATTCGGTTCTCGCATGTAAGCTTCATCACACACCACACAGTCTACGTCGTGTGCCATTCCATGTCGCCCTGAGTTCACGTGACTGCAGTCAGCACGATGTGCCTGTTCCGATTTTTAGTGAGCCCGCCTGCCACGACGAACAGAAATAAGACTGCAAATGTTGCCTTCGACGCGATGGTGAACCAAATCCGGATTCGGATGGCCTTTCGACGGCAGTGGCAACGAGTCCTCTGGTTAGGATTCTGATCTCAGCGAATCCCGGAGCCATGAATGGGAACCGCTGCGACCGAGAACGTCAAAGTTTGGGTCAGTACATCGCTCGATCAGATCAATCAAAGTCGAGCCATGAACTGGCAATCTGTTGAACACTGTCGATAGCATTCAATGGTTCAGGAATGGTCAAGACCCGGCGAACCACTCTGCTCCCGGAACAGGGATTTGAATTATGCGACATTTGACAGCTCGGAATTGCCGCAATCCCCAAAGGACTTTGGCCATTCTTTCCACTGCCGCTCATTTTCGAATGACCCTGCCAGCGATCGTGATCCTGCTTTCGGTTTCCGGCAAAACGATTGCGGATGAAGAGTCCTTCGAACGGCACGTCAGGCCGGTCCTGGTTGACACCTGTTTCCGTTGTCACGGAGGTGAACGCACCGCGGGCGACCTTCGAGTTGATTCGCGCGAAGCGCTCATACGCGGTGGCGACTCGGGGCCGGCATTCGTCGAATCTCCGGAGGCGGATCCAGCAACCCTCGTCAGGGACAGCCTGTTATTACAAGCGATCCGTCGGGAGCCCGACGTATCAGCAATGCCACCAGACCACGCTTTGAGCACAGAGCAGATCGAGGCCTTTGAAGACTGGGTTTCGAAAGGCGCCAGATGGCCTCAGAAACCCATGGAATTCAGCTCCAGGGCACATTGGTCGTTTGTTCCGGTTGCAAAGCCTTCGCTCCCCGAAGAAGCCAGTGATCCGTGGTGTCAGGGAGACATTGATGCGTTTGCACTGGAACAGATCCATTCGGAGTCACAGGAGCCCATGCCGGAAGCCGACCGACGAACTCTGATTCGCCGGATTGTCTATGACGTCACCGGCCTGCCTCCGACGGTTGAACGGGTGGAAAGCTTTGTGTCCGATCCGCGTCCCACTTCAGAATTACTCGCCCAGCTTGTCGACGAACTACTGGCTTCTCCGGCGTATGGCGAGCACTGGGGGCGGCATTGGTTCGACGTTGTTCGTTACGCGGACACCGCCGGAGAAAACAGCGACCATCCCCTGCCGCATGCCTGGAAGTATCGCAATTGGGTCATCAACGCCCTGAACAATGATTTGCCGTTCGATCAGTTTGTTCGCCGCCAGC is a window encoding:
- a CDS encoding sigma-54 dependent transcriptional regulator gives rise to the protein MAASPQSTSQVMNLLVVEDDPDFRETCSRWMTRKGHRVSSAANGQEALELCEQKLFDVAIVDMNMPGLTGLELLERMKASQFETEVLILTGQGSIESAVNAMKLGACDYLTKPFPMDELEHRCLMAWQRGQIHKENRQLKAIIERSQPPVCIIGESMRMRDIFRLIERVAPTDKPVLIQGESGTGKELVARALQQKSQRASRPFVTINCAALPEQLVESELFGHRKGAFTGANEDRPGMFEVADGGTLFIDEIGELPGSLQPKLLRALEDGSIRRVGSTRERKVNVRVLAATNRTLVEEVAAGRFREDLYYRINVMSLELPPLRKREGDVDLLIDHMLAKGWKMTDEARRMLTAYHWPGNVRQLRNAIERAQILADNNLITIDDLPSEIIDHETLAGSPAGSTLIHATAAAGTSGCSTAADPVSTSVKLEDLERTHIIEILRREHGNKARAARVLGIHRRKLYRLLERYNITETSWV
- the guaA gene encoding glutamine-hydrolyzing GMP synthase, with the translated sequence MSAVANNQLNSQSVQADSDSHAVQDDVVLVLDFGSQTAQLIARRVRDQNVFCQIVRHDLSAERIRELNPRGLILSGGPASVYGENSPKVDPEIFTLGIPVLGICYGMQIMCQTLGGKILPAHSREFGRAPCEQTVESTLFEGLPPTFVAWMSHGDQVDTLTGEFEPIASTSTCPNAAVRHKSLPVFGLQFHPEVTHTEYGATLLGNFVRNICSCRGSWKITSLIEQQKQSIRETVGTDRVICGLSGGVDSSVVAALISEAIGEQLSCIFVDNGMLRKDERRQVEEQFLKHFKTDLHVVDASERFLSELAGVTDPQQKRKIIGRVFIEVFRDEAKSIPNAKYLAQGTLYPDVIESGANPDGPAATIKSHHNVGGLPDELGFELIEPLRDLFKDEVRRMGLELGLPEVMVWRHPFPGPGLSVRCLGEVTKERMDIIREADAILIEELHTAGLYREIQQAFVVLLPVQSVGVMGDDRTYENVAAIRAVRTEDFMTADWYQFPYDVLQRISTRIINSVRGINRVVYDVSSKPPATIEWE
- a CDS encoding PAS domain S-box protein; the protein is MPHEAARFSNIDEANSDRSMVAKYSAIMETAVDAIITIREDGVIESVNPAACRMFGYPMEALVGSNVRILMPAPHSAEHDGYLRKYRETGQAAIIGVGRRVSGVRKDGTQFPLHLAVTEFHIGDKQFFSGIIRDLTELDQAQTRLLQSARLAAIGQMVTGLAHESRNALQRAQACLDMLSLELEGQEDLQDLSRRATNALQDLHRLYEEVRSYAAPIHLEFREVNLRNIWRKEWENLAAVRTSLDIRLTESVECDDAVCEVDVHRIEQVFRNILENAIHACGSDGAIQVHCCPVSINGQEAIRIEFIDDGTGLTSDAAQHIFEPFFTTKQKGTGLGMAIVRRIIDAHCGEISARPGSDRGTVISVVLPRRIAANEVRNGVRSSSSVAS